Proteins co-encoded in one Brassica oleracea var. oleracea cultivar TO1000 chromosome C4, BOL, whole genome shotgun sequence genomic window:
- the LOC106339687 gene encoding mitogen-activated protein kinase kinase kinase 3: MEWTRGRILGRGSTATVYAATRHNSNEILAVKSSELHRSEFLKREAKILSSLSSPYVIGYRGSETKRESNGVVTYNLLMEYAPYGTLTDAAAKNGGGLEEATIVKYTRDILRGLEYIHSRGVAHCDVKGSNVVVGEKGEAKIADFGCAKRVDPEVDSEAVMGTPAFMAPEVARGEKQGRKSDIWAVGCTVIEMATESPPWTEASSGESPVSVLYRVGYSGEAPELPCLLTEEAKDFLEKCFKREAKERWTATQLLNHPFLITKPNTEPVSGFVSSSPTSVIDQTFWSSVDEEEETEELQEDPRNLDRSNMWACHSERIGRLRCVGGLDGSRLDMEGGGWITVRVSCEGTMIGGSHEENILEVGGL; the protein is encoded by the coding sequence ATGGAATGGACTAGAGGAAGAATCCTAGGCCGTGGCTCAACAGCCACCGTCTACGCCGCAACACGTCACAACTCAAACGAAATCCTCGCCGTCAAATCCTCCGAGCTTCACCGATCAGAGTTCCTGAAAAGAGAGGCCAAGATCCTCTCGTCGTTGAGTTCTCCCTATGTGATCGGATACAGAGGATCAGAGACCAAGAGAGAGTCAAACGGCGTCGTCACGTATAACCTTTTGATGGAGTACGCACCTTACGGAACGTTGACCGACGCGGCGGCGAAGAACGGAGGCGGGCTCGAGGAAGCTACGATCGTGAAGTACACGCGAGATATACTGCGAGGGTTGGAGTATATTCACTCGCGGGGAGTCGCGCATTGCGATGTGAAGGGGAGCAACGTGGTTGTTGGGGAGAAGGGTGAGGCCAAGATTGCGGATTTCGGGTGTGCGAAACGGGTCGACCCGGAAGTTGACTCGGAAGCGGTGATGGGAACGCCGGCGTTTATGGCTCCGGAGGTGGCGCGTGGGGAGAAGCAGGGGAGGAAGAGTGATATATGGGCGGTTGGATGTACGGTGATTGAGATGGCCACTGAGTCTCCGCCGTGGACGGAGGCGAGTTCGGGTGAGAGTCCGGTTTCAGTTCTTTATCGGGTCGGGTATTCCGGTGAGGCTCCGGAGCTTCCTTGTTTGCTTACCGAAGAAGCGAAGGACTTCTTGGAGAAGTGTTTCAAGAGAGAAGCGAAAGAGAGATGGACGGCAACACAACTTCTAAACCATCCTTTTTTGATAACTAAACCAAACACTGAACCGGTTTCCGGTTTTGTTTCGAGCTCACCGACAAGTGTGATAGATCAAACGTTTTGGTCATCGGTGGATGAGGAAGAAGAAACAGAGGAATTACAGGAGGATCCGAGAAATCTTGACCGTTCAAACATGTGGGCTTGTCATTCGGAGAGGATCGGACGGTTAAGATGTGTTGGTGGGTTGGATGGGTCCAGATTGGATATGGAAGGTGGGGGCTGGATCACGGTGAGGGTGAGTTGTGAAGGAACAATGATTGGTGGGTCGCATGAGGAAAATATATTGGAGGTGGGGGGACTGTAA